The Neodiprion lecontei isolate iyNeoLeco1 chromosome 2, iyNeoLeco1.1, whole genome shotgun sequence genome segment GTATCAATTTTAACGTACTCTAGAATACATTTTTTGCACCGACATTGCaagattttttcatcaatcatcTGACCATGGGCTGTTTATCGATAGAAGATACGGTAAAAAGGGTCTTACGGTAAAAAGGGAATTCGATCCGCCCGATGAGAAGATAAAACTGCggaacaataaaaataactacGGATTTACAGGGCCCGGAGATATTGGTAAAAGAGAATCGGGGAACCTCGAACATAGTGGGCCTCATGCCGCGCTAAAGGGGGAAGGTGATAATATCTGGCATTCCTCAGAAGTTGCCGCAGCCCCAGCTGCCGCTGAAATTTTCGATCCTCGCGAAGTTCCAGAGTACGAAATGAAGTTCAAGCAGGCTGTATCCACGGAAGACGTTTTTCTCGGGGTAAGTGTCTCGCAACAAAATAAGATAGAGTTCATTCCATGATTTTGGTATTGGTGTATAAGGGGGTGATCTTGGAATATGATCTGTACAACGTTATACTCCCTCCACTGTTATCGGTGCATACGGACCACCAGTAATATCTTATTTCAGACAGCTATTTGTTTACATGGAGTTCAATCCCCTTATAGTCTTCATGCTATATGGGGTTGCGCTGGACGATCAACCTTTATTTCTATCACGTCAAGTTGTTAAAACGTAAAATATGCGGGAaaaagaacttttttttcaacatgaCTCAGTTAGCGTGGTATATTTTCGGCCGCTaaacagcattttttaatCTGTTGGATCACATAACACGTAATTCTAGAATTTTATCGAAGAAGTAATAACGAATCTATTTATCTTTCAGATGAACGGCAAGACTCCGGGAACGGCTTCTTGTGAATGGTTAACGGTCATCGTCAAACTACCCGGCGAACCGCGAGAAAAGGTAGAATTGAGCGTCGAATCAGAGCTCATTGACATCCGGAGCCCAAGGTGAAAGACAGGGCTGATTCCTCAATAAGACTTCAATATGCGTGCATGAACTAATTGTGCGCATAAAATGAACAAATCTATTcatgaaacgtgaaattaaaatatgaacATTCGTTCAACTTCGTTTGCTCTTTTCTTTCAAGGTATCGTCTACATTTGCCAACTCCGCATACGACTGATCCGCACAATTCTACCGCCAAATGGCACACCGACTCGTCGACTCTAGAAATAACTCTAAAACTGACCAGAGAAATGGACCTAATCAATTTCTAGAGCCTACGAATATCTCAAGAAATAATCATTTCTGTTTATGATATGTGTATATAGttatgtgtaattataataacgcTACAATAttacgaaataaattaatttcgatGTAAATTATTTACTCGAATAAAATACATACTCGGGGTTTTGTCGAACTTGGTGATACAAAGTCTACAATTTTTCTAGCTTAGGATTATATCCGTATGAAATGGCCATATATAAAAGATGGTCCACAGTAGTTTCTCATGTACTTTACTGTATTGAACTATACTGCAGGCCATTTCATACCTATGGCCATCTCACCCGGAATTACCCTATATGAACAATCACTTTTCTCTTCAGTCACGTTTTCAAGCAGTGTGGAGTATAGGGACAGTTCTAATAACaacgaaataattttccattcgttaagtttatcataattttatacatGCATAAAGGCATTTGCGCGTGTACAGCtgaaattcttattttccaaacaaATTGTGGAGATTCTAAGCAAACTTTccgatttgtttttttgtttcatatcATTAGATATACCCACACACAGacccacacacacatgcacacACATGCAAGTGAATCTTGCACGATCTACACTTACGTAGTAATATTATTACACTGGTGATCTGATGTTAAAAACCTACAGAAGACATCAATTTTGAAACCCAAAGTACGGGCGTAGCTTTAGAAAGATAGGTTTCCGTTaaattatacgaatataatGGAACAGAAGACTATACAAGAGATTAAACCTTTGGTTGGTGTTGAGTTGCTAGAGAATGACATATACAttgaaaaactaatttcatAACGAAATACGAGACGATAAGCATCTACCTTTCTGCTGTTAAATGATATGTTTGGATATTTCGAATCCCAATTagtttttcttataattaatCTGGCTGTAATCCCTTCCGATTTTCATATCGCGGGCAAAGCATGTCTCTCACTTTCTTTCAATTCCGGATGCCATACGTCAACTATCAGCACCAGCCTAGTAAAAGTTCCATTGTGCCAAACTTCGTGTTCGAAACTGTCATCGAAGATCATTACGCTCCCCTCTCGCCAGGTCCTGTAACAAATATGAAACTTCTTTACATTGTTTTCGAACCGGATTCTTGACTCATTTTAGCGCTTTTCGAACACTCGTATTCAGGACTCAGGACACATTATTACCTCGTCTCGTTTCCAACCCTTATAAATGTCCCCTCGGTCCCCGAAAGACCCAGATGAGCTCTCAAGCGGCAATTTGTAGGCCCACAATGAGGCCAAACATGTGTTCCAGGGTACATAACAGAGAACTTTATTTGTCCTCTGCGACAACCTGCCGCTGCAGGGAATCCTTCGATCAAAGAACAAGTTCGCGGCGTCTTAGTACAGTGGGCTGATATTTGGCGACCTGAAATACGGAAGTATTTTGATAAATGGAAGTCAACCTCAACCAAATACCtttatttattcgaaatcGATACTTTGGGTGTCCATTTTGATAGAATTCGTGTCAgaaagattcaaatttttttactaattcACTCGGAACCCCAACTTCTGACTGTTTGTcagtttttctgaaaatgcaTTAGTCTGAATGGactatatttaattttaaaaggcCTGTCTCGTCGGATTCTTTGCGGTATCCCGATTCTTTACGAAATAACTAACGCTTCCCAGCTTGCACTGAGTTTTATGTACTTTCGTATTAGCGTAATTGACTTAAAACACCTTGCTGAGAGCCCAGTTCGCGACACCATATTGCTTACCCACACCCCCGTTTTTGTTCCCATTGTCTGAGATTCTGTGCCAGAGATCTGGTCAAACTCGAGGATGAAAAGATTAGCTGATCGCCCAGCGCGACACCATATTGGATTCGTTCAGTCATCACCGCTTGGTTTAATCCTCGTCTACGTAAAAATACCTAATATGTAATGTATTTGGTTTGAACCTACCTCTAACATATAATTCGAATTGCTGCCATTTGCCTTTGTCTCTCAAATTTTCAGCTTCGTTTTTAAAATGTCCATTTTTGCCCAGTGCTCCTAATCCTTCAGCTCTGATAATCTgccaattattttcaagagtGACAAAAAACTCTTTGTAACCAGTTTCCTCCAGCGTCCACCAAGGACGAGCCGTCAAATGATTGACATTGTAAAGAGATCGCTGACTGACAGACAGGAACAGTCCGTTTTTTGCACCACTTCGGTAAATCTGGAATTAAGAAAtattaaagaattttcaaacggaataatattttaaaaagtggTAAATacagtaaaacaaaaaaaaaagaaaaaaatcaaaggaTCAACAAACAATAAAATACAGAATAATTTAATCAACGAATTAAACATAAGAATCGCTCTCTGTTCTCCTGTTACAATAGCAGATTTTAGTTCgaataagaaatatatttctcCATATCTCTTCGTGGgctgtttttcttcaaagtgCTTGCGACTAACCTTCTGGGCTTCTTCGGTTCTGCCTAATCTGACTAGAGCGTCGCCaagatggaagaaaaatctACCATCGATGGTACCCTCATCGCCAGTCTCTATACCAGCTTTCAGGTACATAATAGCATCGACCATATTTCCGTCCCcagtttttaaaataa includes the following:
- the LOC107223953 gene encoding dynein axonemal assembly factor 6, with amino-acid sequence MDGCFSFNDIKSLQQLIAPPTNNDSDSEDDLPQAGARKLGPGDIGKRESGNLEHSGPHAALKGEGDNIWHSSEVAAAPAAAEIFDPREVPEYEMKFKQAVSTEDVFLGMNGKTPGTASCEWLTVIVKLPGEPREKVELSVESELIDIRSPRYRLHLPTPHTTDPHNSTAKWHTDSSTLEITLKLTREMDLINF